accggccagattgatgacggtcttgtgagggacgtggtcgacctggtccaaactcaggtggtagacgaagtgtctcagcttcaaaccgaggatgacgcttcgacggcttcgaccaacttgtcccggtttcgaatcaacgaaatcgttgaatccgtaagttctttgtttttaaaagttcaattcatttatttcttggtttaaatttctaaatttggtttttttctattcagtcggttccaaagaagaagggacgtttggtcggtttgggtcgtcgcacccggtcggttcccccttcttctgcaccaccgccctttgttgatccagaagtacttacggcctagttgaaggacaaagatgatcgtatatctttgttggagacccagatggcggctcaacaggcgggctatgaggcacagaggaggctgaatcagcaaatgatggagatgatgcagaggatgtacccagacgtgccagacccgtagttttttttttccacaaactcggaatgttttatttttatttgtgaaactttgaatattaattaatatgatttcaattttacttttaatttcatattttcgaatttaaatttcagaaattttatttttttttaaaattaatattttttacattccgaggaaattaattatatttttcactagatcgatcgatgcgtttttgaacaaaaagcatcgatcgatgcgttttttaaaaaacgtttgggctataccgagggacaggttcctctgtttattccgaggaaccagttccctcggtatattccgagggactagttccctcggaatataccgagggaaaagttcctcggaataaaccgaggaaaaggtccgtcggtatactcctatcgatcgatgtatatatgtccaaacacgcatcgatcgatgaacttccgaggaattataccgacgaagttctccctcggtatattccgaggatatttccgacaaactagtgatcctcggaatttcctcggaaatttatttcctcggaattccgtcggaaaattccgagggatttccgaggaaaaaagaaattccgaggaattatttccgacggcgtgtttcgtcggtatgtcgtcggaataacgttattccgacgaaattccaacgattttttccctcagaatctttgatgttttcttgtagtgtgagtGCTGATGTAATTTGAGGCCATGCCTGCCCAGAAGTCGGACTAGATTGCAAAACTCAGTGTGTTATGTGAGCTAATGGCTCCTCAGGTGAGTGCTGATGTAATTTGAGGCCATGCCTGCCCAGAAGTCTTTTGCATAATTTCCCCGGGAAATTTAATTAGTTGTAATTTTTAGAGGAGTGAAGAAGACCGGTTAAAGAAAGTAAACCGGGGAAGTGGAAGATGACAAGATATCAGGTGGTGGAAAAGACCAATGATGAGGAGCTGGTGAAAAAGAACAGAACAGAAGTCAGTCAGTGACTTAAACATCAGTCTTCTTCATTGGGAAACCCTATCTTTATATCTTAGCTgtacttttacatttttctcCGTACCGTATATTCTCCCTTATTGGCTTCTCTTTTccgataaataaaaatatatttatatactcaTATTTCTTTCCTTGACATAGTTTATCTTACAtggattttgtatatttatatatattatagtgaAATATAGAAGAAAATCGCTGGATTTAAGGTATAACCGTATAAGTCGATTCAGACTAGAggacttatcaaaaaaaaaaaaaaatcagactaGAGGAATGGTAGAAGCTCTGCCTTCTCTCTAagattaagagagagagagtcttcGTGGTGGTTCCTCACGACGGTACTGACTCTGGCACATGGTGGTCTCTTCGACGCGGTGTGGCCGGCTCTGACTCCGGCGTCGCACCTTTTTCACGGTGGACGGCTGGTTTTTTGACTCCGGCGTTGTACCTGGCTTTAAGGTGAACGACCGGCTTTAAGATCCGCGTCGTCTGATCCTTCGCAGTCGACGGCGGTTTTATTTGGAAGCGTTCTCTGACTTTGCTCTCGGCGGATGAGATCTCGTGATGATTCCGATGGAAGCTCTCCGGCGTTGAGTTTGTGATGATGAGGATGTAAGAGAACGGGAATGATGAGATCTCGGAGATGGCTTGCTGAAGCTCTCCGGTGAATGAGAGGGTGACGAAGTTGGGCGCGGTGGTTTGTCTCCGGCGTGATTCGGCGAAACATTCGGCGTTTCGTTTTTCTCCGGCGAAAATCTCGGCCTTTGCATCACAGAGTGTGATCGTATGACGCGTGTTGCGTACTTTCGGTGGGTTCAATACGTGGCGTCCATGCGAGTTGACCAGACGCGTGTGTCGCGTGATGATGGATTCAACGTGTGGATGAACACGGGTGTGGGTTTGGGCTTTTAGGCCCAGGTTTTATGTTTGCCCTTTGTTTCGGgctttgttttttggtttttgggcTTTTGGccctttattaaataaaattagatggaaaaaaataattcaattcaAAATCAGTTTTTATACATAGGGGTGgacgaaaaaaccgaaccgagaaaccgatgtgtttttgtaattatttaaattaaaaatattagtaataccaatatactaaaattctaatactaaaccacatattttctattttttattgattaacatatattcttctaacctaaaatgtaatcatcaaaatatttgctttaaaatatttcattcattggaggctttttaattttaatgatgttgttttttttactttaattaactttcatttgttttaattcttcTATATACTTTTTGTgactttttaaaagtttttgtttgagttttatattgaattgagttcacatataaatatgtttacataatttatgttgtaaaacataatttctcttataaaaaataaactaagaaaaatctaattaaactgatccaaaaaataaaccgaaccgaatacaaATCAAATCGaatacaaaccaaaccaaaaaccgaacacaaaccgaaccaaactaactatggtttaCTTCAGTTGGAAAAACACAAGAACCGAattaaccaaaccgaaccgaacccgaaccgaactgaGAAAATAACtgaagtgcccacccctacttaTATACTCCTTTCGTTtcataaagatagactttttaatattttcacacatattaaaaaacacattaaactgcgataataaatatattgttttctgtaattttcaatttttaataacttttaaccaatagtaattcaccaaagtaaattaattttcttaaagtttacaattttttcatagaaaacacaaaaaaaacatctttgtgaaacaatttttttttctaaaaagtctatcttaatgaaacggagggagtataaattatctccaataaatgaaaacagtATTAGCTGTGTGCACTGTATGGTATATCGAATATTAGCTGTTATGTTTCCCTTCCCTTCTTTTCTTTTGCCTTACTATCTTTCAATAATAAGTAttcaatattttgaatattttcctTTAGAACAACCAAAGGAGATTGTGAttggatttttaaatattttctcctACAAGTGTATCGCTTCTCTATAGTTTTCACCGGGCCAGACAAACCCTCGACGAAGATGAATTACATTCTgaaattacaaaacaagaaaacaatagtACTTTGTAAAAAAGAACTCTGATATTCATATGATTATAAGCCGGTAGTTTCTTTAAACTCTATGTAATAGTAATATTACTTAGCTAATAAGGACTAATTAAGTAACAATTTTAATCAACTAAGGACTGGTCTGATCTCTCGAACTGTCATACCAACAAAACAAGACTTCATACACTTTCCCCTCGGGGATCCTCCTCCTCCCACCATCACTCCGCTCTCCACCGCCGTCTCCTCCGCCGCCGCCACCGCTAGTACAGTCTTCCTAAATCCATCTTCACTACCACCATGCACATTGCACTTATCCTCATCATAATTATGGATAacaccatcatcatcagagGCCGTAATAATAACACTCTTATCAACATTATCCGCCAGATCATCCAAGTCATCACCCACCTCGTGATGATGATCATCAATatcatcaacatcatcatcatcacactCATGCTCATCATTATGATCATCTTCGCCAGATTGGTAATGAGAGGGCTCTTGGGGAAGGTCCAAAACGTCGTCGTCTAGAGGAACAAGGTGGAGAGTGAGACGGCCATTGGCTCTATGCGCACGAAAATACTCGTGATGACGAACCTTCTCTTCTCTCAGAATAAGCCTCCCGTCGCTCGTCACCACACGCTTCAGAACCCATGGCATGTGCGGGAGGAGATTCTCCGTCTGAGCAAGCAAAGGTATCAGCGGAGGAAACTCACGCGCCGCCGCAGCTCTAGCTTCTCTTTCCTCTCTCCTCCTTCCTCCGTAACGATAGCGGTTCGAAGGCCTGGTGGGGGCAGAGACGACGCCGTTTTCTTCGAGGATGTCGAAGCAGCTCTCCGTTCCAATGTAGTCTCCGAAGgcggaggaagaagatgatgacgtGCGGGAAAGCATGGATGACGTCACAAAATGTGAGGTTTGatgatcagaagaagaagccatggaGGTTGATGACtcggaggaggaagaagaggctCTCTCCATATTTctagattttaaataaataaaatacaaaactcagaaaaaattatttttggtgggttttgtttttattttattttgttttaatgagatGTTAGAGTTGCATGGAGAGAATTTAAATAGGGAGACAGCTAAGTGAAGGTGATGGCGTCATGGAAGGGATGGTCTCTGAGATATTACTGAGAATCTGTGACATTTAATGTCTTTTTCCtgtgaaaaggaaaaaaaaggaaatgtaTATTAGACCAAAATAGACCCAAGTAGaactttttttactaaaatgtAATCATTACCAaacagaaataatatatatataaactattgaCTAAGATATAAGAGCATCGTCAACGGAGGTTCTTAGGACGGGGCTCTTACCAGAATATAAGAACTcgattcttaatttttaatcggctcttaaataagagatttaagaactgactcttaacttttttagttaaaagttaagagtcgggttcttatattctgaTAAGAACCATGTACTAAGAACCCTGCGTTAATGATGGTCTAAAAACTTCAACAAGTTCTTAGAAATTCGATATTTCCcttacacatttttttttatccaatAAATAATTGTATCTATATTTCACTAACTGAGATCCTCAAATTTCTCTTTAGACAAccataattcaaaaaaaaaatctcaaaataggATTAATTTTGCATAGATAACTTGAATATATAAATCGTATGTTTACAGCTGTAGTTAAAAACCTACAACCCAGAGATGATGCAGAAATTAAGGTCTTTCCAACTACACAGAGAAACaggaaaaatgataaaaatggcttagaaataaatgtaggaattaggatgagttaaaaaaagtatataatcAGTAAGAagatgtgttcaaaaaaaattactaagaaGAAGCAATGAGCCTATGATCTTCAAACTGGTTTCAGATACTAATAAACggtattaaaaaaagagaaagggAGACTAAAAACAGCTAAAATCTGTTGCCAAAGTTTTATAAACGTTATGATAAAAACAATAGCTACACGTTTTTTATTTTCACCTCATTAAGCGTTTCTATATTGTTTCCGTTCTTCTAAAAACTTTCTCTATCGTTTACCAGATTCTGTCTATTCTTGAACGCAAAAAGCAACTAAGATGCACGAAATAAACAAGGTTGACTGATAAGAtttgataattaattatttgaattatACAAAAAAGGCATTGGTCAAATCGAACAAGCTACATGCAccttttaaaaacatagccgaCTTCCACGAAAAAGTTCCAAGAATTTGTTTAATCTGCATCTATCTTTCCAAACCACATTTAAATCCaaactcaaagaaaaaaaaactagaataatCACGAACATTCTCATGTCGCACCTAGGAATTAACGTTTATAATATAAACGAAGGGATGAGAATAATATCAAAAGAAAACCTAATCAAGTAATCATATGAATCGTCGTACATCATCAATCAAATAGAATAGTTATCAAACACGAAACAGATTGAAtgttaatattaaaatgaaaagataacgACAAAGGAGATATAATAATTGAATCTAGTAATTAATTTACCTGTAGACATGGATAAGCAAATGAATTTTCTTCTGGTGAAGTTGAAGGATGAACGTTACGCGAACTTTTGTTCTCTTATACACGCACTCACAACGAAGCAGAAGAGGATTTAATTTATCGAAACGGAATCGATAAGATATACTCTATGGATTAACACGGATATTTAATCTTATGGGATTAAGGAAAGATAATCAAGCAATATTAATTAgtagaattttaaaaaggaaacaaagcTTAAAATTAGGCGTACGCGGAGGAATTAATTAGGATGTTTAACCAAGTCGGGCCGTTTCTCTCTCGCCTGCTGTAAATCCTTAACCTTTCCTAATTTGTGGGGTTACGGATAGCTTTTAACTATCTTGCAGCGCGTCCAtggtaacaaaatattttggaatTTATTATTCACTATTTTCTCATTCAATGGATAATGACTTAGCCAACTTAGCAAATAAACAAGGGGGTTATTATTGtaaatcaactcaactaaagtTGCAATTCTGTAGAATTGTATATTTAGGAAGGGTTATCTAATCACTTATTTaaagttaattatttatattttatgataccTAGCTATGGTTATAAATTTGATAGCATTTATAAAATTCATGTCTACAGATACTAAGTTTTTAGTTAAATTTTGgatttgttatttataaaatctattGGAGTTCATACTAAAAAGTTCAACATGTGAAATTATGAATATGCAAAGAATAGTATGACTCTtacacaacaccaaatttgtaaGCTCCGAGGCGCGATTAAAATAGGGACAAAAATCCAACaaaaagttttaagaaaattagagGTATATCATTATGACCAGGGAGATCACCTGAAACGAGATAAAGTTCTAATATCAGCATTATGCACCATtgtaatatttcatttttgttaCTAAGTATGTAAATTTTAGATCTGTAGAAGTCGGTGaagaaacatataaatttgaattcaaGTGTATAATGTATTCAGTAGTTTACTTACCAGGATCGACTCACAGAGGTGCTTGCCACAAGCTCTACCGAGGTCAACGTTATCTGCAAGGGAAACGTTTTAAAGATTTTCGAGAATAAGTCAAATGGATGAGATGAGCTCCAAGATATTTTTCTTGTTAGATAATACTAGAACGCTTCTTGTGAATAGAATAATCATTTTTGCTTTGATGATTCCCAAAGCAGCTTATCATTAGTCAGACGCTAATAAATACTAtagaacataaaaacaaaagaatcgATGGTCATCATCAAACTTGCCATTTTGGAACATAGACGAGTGATATTAATCAACTGAAATGATGATACTCAAAATTGCTAAGAGGAGAAAAatatcgagcttggcttgtggGGCTTTCCCCTAGATTCGATTCATTAGATTCAATAAACAAATCAAGCAAAAATATCAAGTGGTAACTAAGACTTTTCGAAGTCACTAGTTCAACTCTATTCGAAAAGAGTGATTTAGGTCTTGATTCTTGAATATATTAGTGACTGACCCTAGACATCAGAAGAAATTATAGACCAAAGGTCTAAAATTtctaaatggtttataaaagAAACACGAGAAAAGGCATATCATGGCCTGAAAGCAATCAACTTCTAATGCTTAAAAATAATGTAGTACTTACTAGAATAAATACTAGGAATATTACTTGCgatttggaaaatgtttatCAATCCATACACACAAATAATAATATCGGCTTCAAGATTTTCGTTGCACTTCTGCACGATGCATAAATGTTCTACAAGCTTACTTCCAATAGAGCATGTGAGATTATTGAAAATCAGGCCTAAAACCAATTACTATATTGACTGCCGGAAAGGAACTATGTTGCAGACTCTTCTAAGATTATCGATCACCTTAAATCTAATCCTCAACTTTCTATGTTAACGAAGGACTGCTATTTGAGCGAGAgagttttttactttttacctTAAACTAGCTAGGCTTTATTCTATAGTGTTTAGTGGGCTCTTTATCGACCCATCATTGATTTCTTATTGGTCCGGCCCTTTCTTCCTTCCATTGAAGGGTGtaatttcttgtttttgtttactcACATGTGTCAAGAAACTAGAGTATCAAAAATTAttgtgccaaaaaaaaaaaaaatcaataccaTGTAGGCATGTACACAATTCCGGAGGATTACTTCAAATCTTAGTATTACCAGTAATACTCTATAGTACATGCATTTATATTTCTACAATCGCGGATATGCACTATCGGACGTGAATTAAGGTAGTGTGAATGTGTAATATATATGGAGTGCTGGTCTCGAACTATATTTTTCATCATATTGACTTCAAACATGAAAATTTTCTTACAACCTAATATAGATAACAAAACGTTTCTTACAACCAAATactattcaaattttgtgaCTTACCAAAtcattaacaaaagaaaataactgTTAGTACAAAACCAAAGatttaatatttctatattaGTCTAATAATGTTTTGTACTAAcagttattttcttttgttaatgaTTTGGTAAGTCAAAAATTTGGAATAGTATTTGGTTGTAAGAAACGTTTTGTTATCTATATTAGGTTGTAAGAAACTTTTCATGTTTGAAGTCAATATGATGAAAAATATAGCTCAAGACCGGCACTCCATATCACACTACCTTATTTCATATCCGCGAGAATATCAGGTTTTGTACCAAAACGTCTCTTACAACCAAATATTATTCCAAATTTTGACTTACATTTTTTGTACCAAGGTTTGGTACAAACTATAAACTTCAAGAAGAGAAacctgagaagatctacaaaCACGTGGTGAGAATGACAAAATCTTATGGAACACGTGGGAGTGGGAACAAAAGAATCATCAGAATCCAGAATTGAAAACGTGTCCTTGGTTTACACGTGAACAATATGGAATTTGTCTTTGACTTTTTTTAGATGGGATGTACGGAGTACGGTCTTATATGTACTTCCAACTCAGTCAAGAATCTAAAGGATGTGTACTTCCTCCTCGGTCAAGAATCTAAAGGATGTGTACTTCCTCGTGTCTTAATAATGTGAAAGAAGATTCACacgaatttaaaataaactaaatatataattgtttatgTCATGCTAACAGGCGACAGctgttattattttataattacggtTTCAAggtcttttaaaataaaatgagtttgtattttatttttgtgtggaTAATTAATTAGTACGCGCCctgaaagtttttattattattgttattaacgttcgattaaaaataaaataaaatgataggATAAACATaggaaaatatgttttgagcGAGAACAAAAATGTGTCGaaattttaggataattttttaatatgaaatatttagGGGTGAAATCTGGTATTTTTATTGTCAAAAACTGGTATACATTTCAGACAATTTGTTTTTCTACAATCGTCTCaaatcaaataagaaaaaatatttggggttgatgcataaaaataaaattgtgaacataaaataaataacatatatggACTCATGTTTCTGACATTATTGGCTACTGAGCTGGGGAACTCTTGTTTCATAGTCGTCGACCACTTCAAGCTTAGCTTGTTGTGGTGCCTCCATAGTCGTAACTGCCGGGATTTCACTTTGCTGACCTGGCATCATTTCCTCTATACTGGGTCCTACACTTCCATGCTGGCATTGGCCAAAATCTTTATGATGCTAATATTCATTTTTTGCTTAGTGTAAACAATTACTTAAtctttaaacaaataaaagacCTGGTTCATAGAAGGGAACAAGGCCGATGATGAATACGCCTGGGCCCACTCAGAGAACATGTCACCATTGTGATTCGTTACGTGACATTCACTCATGTTGTTTTGGTTCGAACTTGAGCTACTACCTTGCATCAATGGTTCGTACATAGCCGATGACAATTCTCtgtcaaattttaattaatttaacaaaGAGTTTATCATTTTTCTGAATAAAATGTGCAAAATATTCATGTTATGATGTTTTGATtcgaaagaaaataaatatttgaggaagcattgaaattttttaattagtacctGAGTTGGTTAGAATGAGCCGATGCATCAAATAAATTGACTTGATTGTGTCCATTTTCAGGCAACCAACCTTCGAGGACGCCGTTTGCGAAAGGACCTGCAATGCCTTGTTGCATAGTGGATGTTTCGTATGAAGATAAATGGCTGCTTACGAGATACTCTCGTCGTTGGACAACATGTGTTAACGTGTCGAGAAGTTGCTTCTCACAAACTTCATAATCCTCCATGCTAGTGAATCTTACTGGATCCGGTTCGTATCTCCTGCTCATATTATGTTACACAAAGGTATCctaatattgaataattaacatCTTATAAATTATCGCATATACATAGAACAGGTTATTGTTTTCAAAAAAGACCTTAGCTCTTCCTCTGCCATTTGGAGTTGTTGATGTAATCTACACACTTCTTGCTCAAGTTCCTACATTTTCCAATTACTCAATTAAACTAATTAGtgacaaatatatgaaaatatattttaatggatGGAGAACATGAATATTAATCACCTCGACATCGGACTTGATAGCTGCAGGGCTTTATTCAAATTGGTATATGGAAGAAAAAACAGTGTATAGTTAGATGAGAAAAGCAGAATGTGTATGTTGGTGAACAATAGAAAATATCAAATGGGAATTATAAAGACATAAGAAGGAAGTTTCGGACTTGGTGAGTTGAAGAGCGATGTCATTTTCAGTCTTGAGCTGCTGCAAAATCCTTAATAGACACTGTCAAGTAATAACATTATCattattattagagaaatacaaATCTATCACATTTTGAGAGGAAAACAAAAGTTATTCAATAAGATCAGTGGAACCTCTTTGCTTTGGATGTCCCTGCGTatataaaaaggtaaaagatatgcaataattaatttttcttattaattgtTAGACCCAAATGATTATGTAATGTAATTAAGAAAAAGTGATACTTACGGGCGTCTATCCTGGTCAGGAAAGACTAGAGCACtgaaaaaaagtaaagaaaaacaGAAGTCAAAATTTACGAACAATCTTGAAAAGTGATTGAAAGGAAGCTAGTGTTAGCTTACTTCTCTCTTTCTTGGTTAGAGAGATTAATAAACCTTGTGAAAACATCTTCGATCCTGAAGAGagaaattaagaattttataaatcatatgGTCACACTGCATATATGTACGTAGTATACAACTATGATAATATATTTGACGTAACCAAACCCAAGAAAGCTAATGTTAATGGACCAAAAGGttcaaatgatattaataaCCTAGTTTTGCCGGAAAAGAGGCTAAGACGATCGGAAGGAGAGAACATGATAAGAGCAATGTCGATGTCGCAGAGAATCGACAATTCATAAGCTTTCTTAATCAAACCATTTCTACGTTTTGAGAAGGTTACTTGTCGATTCGTTGTGTTCTCAATTCTTTTGATCTCCAGTTTCACCCGACCCATGTTGGCAAAGCAAGAAAAGGTTTCTCTTCATACAAATGGAATTTGTTGTAAAGCTGATCAAGTAAtctccaagagagagagagagagaaaaacatGCTGTAAGAGGATAGTGGTGTTAATATAGGGAGGGTGGAAGAAGGTGCATATATTTAGGCATTTTAGGAGGAACTAAAAATAGAATGGTTTACTAagttcctctctctctctctctctcttgcctTTGTTTTGTTGTAAATCATGAAGCCTTTCACTTTTTGGTTGGAGATCTCTAAAGCCTACATTAAAACATATGAGGCTTGAAACAATTAGAATATGAAGACCAGatgatttatacatatatattttttattttattatagacTTCTGGTTTAGGTCTTTTTGTATCTAAAGAGGTTCAGTTCCTGATCTTGGCATCTACTTTGTCCTCCATGTTGTAATATTtgttataaatacaaaaatgagtaCACAATGAGTCGGTCTCATCTCAGGTCACAAAGCAATGGTGTCAAAGTTAAAATCTTCCAACTCAAATCAGTCAAATGCAatgaatgaacaaaaaaaaaatcccacaAAAAGAGAGGTTCATCCGAACATATTTGCCCTTGTTCTTTATTGTACCAAAAGAGTCTTTCATTCATATGTGCATATTCTCAAGAAAGTCAGACAACCTATACAAGACATAACACAGCAGAGTTAAAATTTGAAAGTGACTGAAACAAGAGACTGACTTGAGTAGTTGGAAAGGCACCACATACCTTATATCTTTAGCTATCACAGTCTGCCCATCTTCTGCATCTAGATGCCTTGGAACCACTTCCTCCAAACGACCATCATGAAATGCATGCTGCAAATCCCACACACACCTTTTGAGTTTTAGAGGTACATCCATATAATATCAAC
The window above is part of the Brassica napus cultivar Da-Ae chromosome C8, Da-Ae, whole genome shotgun sequence genome. Proteins encoded here:
- the LOC125591738 gene encoding uncharacterized protein LOC125591738, with translation MERASSSSSESSTSMASSSDHQTSHFVTSSMLSRTSSSSSSAFGDYIGTESCFDILEENGVVSAPTRPSNRYRYGGRRREEREARAAAAREFPPLIPLLAQTENLLPHMPWVLKRVVTSDGRLILREEKVRHHEYFRAHRANGRLTLHLVPLDDDVLDLPQEPSHYQSGEDDHNDEHECDDDDVDDIDDHHHEVGDDLDDLADNVDKSVIITASDDDGVIHNYDEDKCNVHGGSEDGFRKTVLAVAAAEETAVESGVMVGGGGSPRGKCMKSCFVGMTVREIRPVLS
- the LOC106425954 gene encoding agamous-like MADS-box protein AGL104 isoform X1 encodes the protein MGRVKLEIKRIENTTNRQVTFSKRRNGLIKKAYELSILCDIDIALIMFSPSDRLSLFSGKTRIEDVFTRFINLSNQERENALVFPDQDRRPDIQSKECLLRILQQLKTENDIALQLTNPAAIKSDVEELEQEVCRLHQQLQMAEEELRRYEPDPVRFTSMEDYEVCEKQLLDTLTHVVQRREYLVSSHLSSYETSTMQQGIAGPFANGVLEGWLPENGHNQVNLFDASAHSNQLRELSSAMYEPLMQGSSSSSNQNNMSECHVTNHNGDMFSEWAQAYSSSALFPSMNQHGSVGPSIEEMMPGQQSEIPAVTTMEAPQQAKLEVVDDYETRVPQLSSQ
- the LOC106425954 gene encoding agamous-like MADS-box protein AGL104 isoform X2, producing the protein MGRVKLEIKRIENTTNRQVTFSKRRNGLIKKAYELSILCDIDIALIMFSPSDRLSLFSGKTRIEDVFTRFINLSNQERENALVFPDQDRRPDIQSKECLLRILQQLKTENDIALQLTNPAAIKSDVEELEQEVCRLHQQLQMAEEELRRYEPDPVRFTSMEDYEVCEKQLLDTLTHVVQRREYLVSSHLSSYETSTMQQGIAGPFANGVLEGWLPENGHNQVNLFDASAHSNQLRELSSAMYEPLMQGSSSSSNQNNMSECHVTNHNGDMFSEWAQAYSSSALFPSMNQDPV